In the Flavisolibacter tropicus genome, one interval contains:
- the tilS gene encoding tRNA lysidine(34) synthetase TilS → MNNLLLQRFINNLKLIAVTEQHTLLLAVSGGLDSVVLCHLCKLAGYSFAIAHCNFGLRGEESNKDEAFVKALAAQLEVPFYVNNFNTKAFAAEHKLSIQVAARELRYQWFHEIVNGQLSVINEKASSYSTHLPSITTHYSPLTFIATAHHLDDNIETLLMNLFKGTGISGLHGIQPKSGKIVRPLLFAKREEIKDFATEHNLLWVEDSSNAEIKYTRNYIRHKIIPSIESIFPTVKENIADSIERLREAEILYEQAMQVHKKKLLEFKGQEVYIPVLKLERTSPLATIIYEIIKDYGFSSQQVPEVIKLLRSESGRYVTSASHRILHNRDWLIITPLPQVQDTVLIIEEATTQLAFTEGTLLFKTLPAESITIEADAAVALLDKEEMQFPLILRKWKEGDYFYPLGMRKKKKLARFFIDQKLSQLQKEKVWVLESNKRIVWVVGRRIDDRFKIKPSTKEVVRIELKPV, encoded by the coding sequence ATGAATAACTTATTGCTTCAGCGGTTTATAAATAATTTAAAATTAATAGCAGTTACTGAGCAGCATACTTTGTTGCTGGCCGTTAGCGGTGGATTGGACTCCGTTGTCTTATGTCATTTATGTAAACTAGCAGGCTATTCATTTGCTATCGCGCACTGCAATTTCGGGCTTAGGGGGGAGGAAAGTAATAAGGATGAGGCCTTTGTTAAGGCATTAGCTGCCCAGCTTGAAGTGCCATTTTATGTCAATAACTTTAATACAAAGGCATTTGCTGCTGAGCATAAGCTTTCTATTCAGGTAGCCGCTCGTGAGCTACGCTACCAATGGTTTCATGAAATTGTCAATGGTCAATTGTCAGTAATTAATGAAAAGGCAAGCAGTTATAGCACTCACCTTCCCTCAATCACCACTCACTATTCACCACTCACTTTCATTGCCACCGCCCATCACCTGGATGACAATATTGAAACTTTACTAATGAATTTATTCAAGGGTACGGGCATTAGTGGGTTGCATGGTATTCAGCCAAAGTCTGGCAAAATAGTAAGACCCTTACTGTTTGCCAAGCGGGAGGAGATTAAGGATTTTGCAACAGAACATAACTTGTTATGGGTAGAAGATAGCAGTAATGCAGAAATAAAATACACCCGGAATTATATCCGTCATAAGATCATACCATCAATAGAATCCATTTTCCCTACTGTAAAAGAAAATATAGCAGATAGCATTGAACGCTTGCGTGAAGCTGAAATCTTGTACGAGCAGGCTATGCAAGTACATAAAAAGAAACTTTTAGAGTTTAAAGGTCAGGAAGTTTACATACCCGTCTTGAAATTGGAGCGCACATCTCCTTTGGCCACTATTATATATGAGATCATAAAGGATTATGGCTTTTCCAGTCAGCAGGTGCCGGAGGTCATTAAGCTTTTGCGTAGTGAGAGCGGCCGTTATGTAACATCTGCATCCCACCGTATTTTACATAACAGGGACTGGCTGATCATTACACCTTTGCCACAGGTTCAAGATACTGTTCTAATAATTGAGGAAGCTACAACTCAACTGGCATTTACTGAGGGAACATTACTATTTAAAACCTTACCTGCCGAAAGTATAACTATTGAAGCTGACGCAGCTGTAGCCTTATTAGATAAAGAGGAAATGCAATTTCCTTTGATACTCCGGAAGTGGAAAGAGGGTGATTATTTTTATCCATTAGGCATGCGTAAGAAGAAGAAACTAGCGCGTTTCTTTATAGATCAAAAGTTATCACAGCTTCAAAAAGAAAAGGTTTGGGTACTGGAAAGCAATAAACGTATTGTATGGGTTGTTGGTCGCCGTATCGACGACCGGTTTAAGATAAAGCCCTCAACCAAAGAGGTTGTAAGAATAGAGTTGAAGCCTGTATAG
- a CDS encoding tetratricopeptide repeat protein encodes MDRIEQLKGFLASNPDDCFVKHALALEYVKRNEEVHAKELFEQVLQTDPNYIGSYYHLGKLLERIDDQAGAIAIYEKGMQKAQELGDRHAYNELRVAYEEFFDN; translated from the coding sequence ATGGATAGAATTGAACAATTGAAAGGTTTTTTAGCTTCAAATCCGGATGATTGCTTTGTAAAACATGCCCTGGCGCTTGAGTATGTAAAACGAAACGAGGAAGTCCATGCAAAAGAGCTTTTTGAGCAGGTATTGCAAACAGATCCTAATTATATTGGCAGTTACTACCACTTAGGAAAATTACTGGAGCGGATTGATGACCAGGCGGGTGCCATTGCCATCTATGAAAAGGGAATGCAAAAGGCACAGGAATTAGGTGACCGGCATGCATATAACGAACTGAGAGTAGCGTATGAGGAATTTTTTGATAATTGA
- a CDS encoding electron transfer flavoprotein subunit beta/FixA family protein, with translation MKILVCISKTPDTTAKIAFTDNNTKFADAGVQWIINPYDEWYALVRAIELKEADASTSIHLATVGGADAEPIIRKALALGGDEAIRINVDPSDSYQVAAQIAEVAKQGNYDLVLTGKETIDFNNGSVGGMLAEFLDMPYVAQATSLQLAGTTATVKREIEGGEETVEVALPLVVSCQKGMAEARIPNMRGIMAARTKPLKVVEASGNETLTNVAEFGLPPAKAGVKLVSPDNVDELIRLLHEEARVI, from the coding sequence ATGAAAATTTTGGTGTGTATTAGCAAAACACCGGATACGACGGCAAAAATAGCCTTCACGGATAACAACACGAAATTCGCAGATGCGGGTGTACAATGGATTATCAATCCATATGACGAATGGTATGCCTTAGTACGAGCCATTGAATTAAAAGAAGCTGATGCTTCTACTTCTATTCATTTGGCAACCGTAGGTGGTGCTGACGCAGAGCCAATCATCCGTAAAGCCCTGGCATTGGGTGGCGATGAAGCTATTCGCATCAATGTAGATCCATCTGATTCTTACCAGGTGGCAGCCCAGATTGCTGAAGTTGCAAAACAAGGCAATTATGACCTGGTACTGACTGGTAAAGAGACCATTGATTTCAACAACGGTTCAGTTGGTGGCATGCTGGCTGAATTTCTCGATATGCCTTACGTAGCACAAGCTACCAGCTTACAATTGGCAGGTACAACAGCTACTGTTAAGCGCGAGATTGAAGGTGGTGAAGAAACTGTTGAAGTTGCATTGCCATTAGTAGTTAGCTGTCAAAAAGGAATGGCAGAAGCACGTATTCCAAATATGCGTGGTATTATGGCCGCTCGTACCAAACCACTAAAAGTTGTAGAAGCTTCTGGCAATGAGACACTAACTAATGTAGCAGAATTTGGTTTACCTCCTGCTAAAGCAGGCGTGAAACTAGTTTCTCCAGATAATGTAGACGAGTTGATCCGTTTACTTCACGAAGAAGCAAGGGTGATTTGA
- a CDS encoding electron transfer flavoprotein subunit alpha/FixB family protein: protein MNVLVFIDHVDGHIKKASLEAASYGAQLAQKAGGTAEAIALGNLTEDLATLGKYGIQKVHQVKNDALNTIDAQVYTKVIEQAVQQTGAKVVVFSNNSTGKLVAPRLSVRLKAGLVAGAVALPDTTNGFVVRKNVFSGKAFANVSINTDIKIISLNVNAFTISATGGTAEVVPFNATVDAPKVKVIDTTKASGKVSLTEADIVVSAGRGLKGPENWKMVEDLADSLGAALACSRPVADAHWRPHNEHVGQTGVAIAPNLYIAIGISGAIQHLAGVNRSKVIVVVNKDPEAPFFKAADYGIVGDAFEVVPKMLEAVKKVKASS from the coding sequence ATGAACGTTTTAGTATTCATAGACCACGTAGATGGTCACATTAAAAAAGCATCACTGGAAGCTGCTTCTTATGGTGCACAATTAGCGCAAAAAGCAGGCGGTACTGCTGAAGCTATTGCGTTAGGAAACCTGACTGAAGATCTTGCTACGCTCGGTAAATACGGCATTCAGAAAGTACACCAGGTGAAAAATGATGCCTTAAATACGATTGATGCCCAGGTTTATACAAAAGTTATTGAACAGGCCGTTCAGCAAACTGGCGCTAAAGTGGTGGTATTCTCTAATAATAGCACTGGTAAACTGGTTGCCCCTCGCCTGTCTGTACGCTTGAAAGCTGGTTTGGTAGCTGGTGCGGTAGCCTTACCCGATACAACTAACGGCTTTGTTGTACGTAAAAACGTATTTTCTGGAAAAGCATTCGCAAATGTTTCCATCAATACGGATATTAAGATCATCTCTTTAAACGTAAATGCGTTTACAATCAGCGCTACTGGTGGCACTGCTGAAGTAGTACCTTTTAATGCGACAGTTGATGCACCAAAGGTGAAAGTAATTGATACGACAAAGGCAAGCGGTAAGGTTTCATTAACTGAGGCTGACATTGTCGTTAGTGCTGGTCGTGGTTTAAAAGGACCTGAGAACTGGAAAATGGTAGAAGACCTAGCCGACTCATTAGGAGCCGCTTTAGCCTGCAGCCGTCCGGTAGCAGATGCACATTGGCGCCCTCACAATGAGCACGTTGGTCAAACTGGCGTGGCCATTGCACCTAATTTATATATTGCAATTGGTATCTCAGGAGCCATACAACACTTAGCTGGCGTTAACCGCAGTAAAGTAATTGTGGTGGTAAATAAAGATCCTGAAGCACCTTTCTTTAAAGCTGCCGACTACGGTATAGTAGGTGATGCATTTGAGGTAGTACCAAAGATGCTGGAAGCTGTAAAAAAAGTGAAAGCCAGTTCTTAA
- a CDS encoding bifunctional nuclease family protein: MRKIELEIVALSHSITQTHSYAVVLGEVNGLRRLPIVIGGFEAQAIAVALEKMQPSRPLTHDLMKNFMSAFNIELHEIIISDLQEGIFYSKLVCSSDNDTIEIDSRTSDALALAVRFGCPVYTYEHILESAGIMMEDTGTSKRRRGEEEQPHPISSGNKDDLKSMTLEDLETLLSEVLEQEDYIRAIAIRDELNSRRK, from the coding sequence ATGAGAAAAATAGAATTGGAAATTGTGGCCCTATCGCATAGCATTACCCAAACCCATTCATATGCGGTTGTGTTAGGGGAAGTTAATGGATTAAGACGTTTACCAATTGTAATTGGTGGCTTTGAAGCACAAGCTATAGCAGTAGCCTTGGAAAAAATGCAACCCAGCCGTCCTTTAACACATGATTTAATGAAAAATTTCATGTCAGCTTTTAATATAGAGCTGCACGAAATCATCATATCTGACCTTCAAGAAGGAATATTTTACTCAAAACTTGTTTGCTCTTCCGACAACGATACGATTGAAATAGACAGCCGCACTTCAGACGCTCTTGCCTTAGCCGTTCGATTTGGCTGCCCGGTATACACCTATGAACATATTTTGGAAAGTGCGGGTATAATGATGGAAGATACGGGTACCTCCAAACGCCGCAGAGGTGAAGAAGAACAACCCCATCCTATTAGCAGTGGCAATAAAGATGACCTTAAGTCTATGACTTTAGAAGATCTGGAAACTTTATTAAGCGAGGTACTGGAACAAGAAGATTATATACGCGCCATTGCCATTCGTGATGAATTAAACAGCCGCAGGAAGTAA
- the ispE gene encoding 4-(cytidine 5'-diphospho)-2-C-methyl-D-erythritol kinase — protein MILFPNCKINLGLHILQKRADGFHDLETVFYPIAIQDALEVIHGNINSDIQFTSSGIHLDVTAADNICVKAYQLLKKDFPNLPPVKMHLHKTIPSGAGLGGGSADGAFTLLVLNKKFNLQLTEQQLIKYALQLGSDCPFFIKNKPCYATGRGENLESIDLPLSNYQFVIVNPGIHINTGWAFKQLNPRADRTSIKEVIQQPILQWKEVLVNDFEVPIFQAYPEIEAIQRTLYQAGAVYAAMSGSGSTVFGIFEKSKTPELSFPEHYFVRPVS, from the coding sequence ATGATTCTTTTCCCCAACTGTAAGATCAATCTTGGCTTGCACATCCTGCAAAAAAGGGCAGATGGTTTTCATGATTTAGAAACCGTTTTCTACCCTATTGCTATACAAGATGCCCTGGAGGTAATACATGGCAACATCAATTCTGATATACAATTTACTTCATCAGGGATCCATTTAGATGTAACTGCCGCAGACAATATTTGTGTAAAAGCCTACCAATTACTAAAAAAAGACTTCCCAAACCTGCCCCCTGTTAAAATGCATTTGCACAAAACAATTCCATCTGGTGCAGGCTTAGGTGGTGGTAGTGCAGATGGCGCTTTTACCCTATTGGTGTTGAATAAAAAGTTCAACTTGCAACTGACAGAACAGCAGCTTATTAAGTATGCTTTACAATTAGGTAGTGATTGCCCTTTTTTTATAAAAAACAAGCCTTGTTATGCAACAGGACGTGGCGAAAACCTAGAGTCTATCGACTTACCGTTATCTAATTACCAGTTTGTTATTGTTAATCCCGGCATCCATATCAATACAGGCTGGGCCTTTAAGCAATTAAACCCACGCGCAGATCGTACTTCTATAAAAGAGGTGATTCAGCAACCAATACTCCAATGGAAAGAAGTATTGGTCAATGATTTTGAAGTTCCTATTTTTCAAGCCTATCCCGAAATAGAAGCCATTCAAAGGACTTTATACCAAGCAGGAGCTGTTTATGCTGCTATGTCCGGCAGCGGATCTACCGTATTTGGAATATTTGAGAAAAGCAAAACGCCAGAACTTTCATTTCCAGAACATTATTTTGTAAGGCCCGTTAGCTAA
- a CDS encoding VOC family protein, whose translation MEYKIPPATKIGHVHLKVADLEHALRFYVGLLGFEITQTYGDSAVFISAGGYHHHIGLNTWHSKNAGPAPVKSAGLYHLAILYPTRKDLAIALKRLVEANYPLSGAADHGVSQAIYLNDPDKNGVELYWDRPKEEWPSDAQGNLQMVTEALDLNDLMQLAIS comes from the coding sequence ATGGAATATAAAATTCCACCCGCAACTAAGATTGGACATGTACACTTAAAGGTAGCCGACCTGGAGCATGCCTTGCGGTTTTATGTGGGACTTTTAGGCTTTGAAATTACACAGACGTATGGCGATAGTGCTGTGTTCATTTCTGCCGGCGGTTATCATCACCATATTGGATTAAATACCTGGCACAGTAAGAATGCAGGTCCTGCACCCGTTAAATCGGCAGGGCTATATCATTTGGCCATATTATACCCCACTAGGAAAGATCTGGCTATTGCACTAAAACGACTTGTAGAAGCAAATTATCCATTGAGTGGCGCAGCCGATCATGGTGTTTCACAGGCTATATATTTAAATGATCCGGATAAAAATGGAGTAGAACTGTATTGGGATCGCCCCAAAGAGGAATGGCCTTCGGATGCACAGGGAAACTTACAAATGGTTACGGAAGCACTGGATCTAAACGATTTAATGCAGCTAGCCATTAGCTAA
- the rocD gene encoding ornithine--oxo-acid transaminase — translation MQTTLPVLHDTQYYLDLEEKYGAHNYHPLPVVLTRGEGVHLWDVEGKQYYDFLSGYSAVNQGHCHPKIIAALIEQAQKLTLTSRAFHSDLLGEYEQYITAFFGYDKVLPMNSGVEAVETAIKLARRWGYTEKGIPDQQAKMIVCQGNFHGRTSTVISFSTDPSSYSKFGPYMPGFIQIPYNDLTALAEALKDNTVAGFMVEPIQGEAGVVVPDEGYLSKAYQLCQEANVLFMADEIQTGLCRTGKMLACDHENVHPDILILGKALSGGTLPVSAVLANDSIMLSIKPGEHGSTYGGNPLACKVSIASLEVLKEENMAERAEELGAYFRERLQNLNSPHLKLVRGKGLLNAIVVQHAEKEAAWKLCLLLKENGLLAKPTHGDKIRFAPPLVITKTELDECIDIIDRSLQQL, via the coding sequence ATGCAAACAACCTTACCGGTGCTGCATGACACTCAATATTATTTAGACCTTGAAGAAAAATATGGTGCCCATAACTATCATCCCCTACCGGTTGTACTTACACGAGGCGAAGGTGTTCATTTGTGGGATGTAGAAGGCAAACAGTATTATGATTTTCTAAGTGGATACTCAGCTGTAAATCAAGGTCATTGCCATCCTAAGATCATAGCAGCCTTAATTGAACAAGCACAAAAACTTACACTAACCAGCAGAGCTTTCCATAGCGACCTGCTTGGTGAATACGAGCAGTATATAACAGCCTTCTTTGGTTACGATAAAGTACTGCCGATGAACTCTGGCGTAGAAGCCGTAGAAACAGCCATTAAGCTTGCCCGCCGTTGGGGCTATACCGAAAAGGGCATTCCTGATCAGCAAGCAAAAATGATTGTTTGCCAAGGCAACTTTCATGGTCGCACTTCTACAGTAATTTCTTTTAGTACAGACCCTTCATCTTATAGCAAGTTTGGTCCCTACATGCCGGGCTTTATTCAAATCCCCTATAATGACCTCACTGCATTGGCAGAGGCCTTAAAAGACAACACTGTTGCTGGCTTTATGGTTGAGCCCATTCAAGGTGAGGCCGGGGTGGTAGTTCCAGATGAAGGATACCTGAGCAAGGCCTATCAGCTATGCCAAGAGGCCAATGTGTTATTTATGGCAGATGAAATTCAAACTGGATTGTGCCGTACGGGTAAGATGCTTGCTTGCGACCATGAAAACGTACATCCAGACATTTTAATACTAGGAAAGGCTTTAAGTGGCGGTACATTACCTGTAAGTGCTGTACTGGCCAATGACTCCATTATGCTGTCCATAAAACCAGGTGAGCATGGTTCTACTTATGGTGGTAACCCTCTGGCTTGTAAAGTGTCCATTGCCTCGTTAGAAGTATTAAAGGAAGAAAACATGGCAGAAAGAGCGGAGGAGTTAGGTGCCTACTTCCGGGAGCGATTACAAAACCTTAATTCCCCTCATTTAAAACTAGTACGTGGAAAAGGACTTCTGAATGCTATAGTGGTACAACATGCCGAAAAAGAAGCTGCCTGGAAATTATGTCTATTATTAAAAGAGAATGGATTATTAGCAAAGCCTACTCATGGCGACAAAATCCGCTTTGCTCCACCGTTAGTGATCACAAAAACCGAGTTAGATGAATGTATAGATATCATAGACCGCAGTCTTCAACAGCTGTAA
- a CDS encoding co-chaperone GroES, which yields MANKVNVTPLHDRVIVKPAAAEEKTAGGIIIPDTAKEKPQRGVVVAAGPGKKDEPVTVKEGDTVLYGKYAGTEISIEGNDYLIMRESDILAIV from the coding sequence ATGGCTAACAAAGTAAATGTTACCCCTCTGCATGACAGAGTAATTGTGAAACCGGCTGCTGCAGAAGAAAAGACCGCCGGAGGTATCATTATCCCTGACACAGCTAAAGAAAAACCACAGCGTGGTGTTGTAGTAGCTGCTGGTCCTGGTAAAAAAGACGAGCCTGTAACAGTTAAGGAAGGCGATACTGTTCTATACGGTAAATACGCTGGAACTGAGATCTCAATTGAAGGTAATGATTACCTGATCATGAGAGAAAGTGACATTTTAGCAATTGTGTAA
- the groL gene encoding chaperonin GroEL (60 kDa chaperone family; promotes refolding of misfolded polypeptides especially under stressful conditions; forms two stacked rings of heptamers to form a barrel-shaped 14mer; ends can be capped by GroES; misfolded proteins enter the barrel where they are refolded when GroES binds), producing the protein MAKQLFFETDARNKMKKGVDVLANAVKVTLGPKGRNVVIEKKFGAPAVTKDGVTVAKEIELEDAIENMGAQMVKEVASKTADIAGDGTTTATVLAQAIITEGLKNVAAGANPMDLKRGIDKAVKAVIENLRSQSQTVGNDNQKIEQVATISANNDSEIGKLIAQAMEKVSKDGVITIEEAKGIETTVDVVEGMQFDRGYISPYFVTNSEKMQAELDNPYILIYDKKISSMKDILHILEKVAQQGAPLVIISEDLEGEALATLVVNKLRGTLRVASVKAPGFGDRRKEMLQDIAILTKGIVISEEQGYKLENADLTYLGRAERVVIDKDNTTIVGGKGEHSDIQNRINQIKSQIENTTSDYDREKLQERLAKLSGGVAVLHVGAATEVEMKEKKDRVDDALHATRAAVEEGIVPGGGVAYVRAIEFLGNIDTFNEDEATGVQIVRRALEEPLRQIVANAGIEGSVVVNKVREGKADFGFNARTEQYENLIGAGVIDPTKVSRIALENAASIAGMLLTTECVVADKPEPKSAAGAPAGMPGGMGMDY; encoded by the coding sequence ATGGCTAAACAACTGTTTTTCGAAACGGATGCTCGTAATAAAATGAAAAAAGGCGTTGATGTTTTAGCAAACGCTGTAAAAGTGACTTTAGGACCTAAAGGTCGTAACGTTGTTATCGAGAAAAAATTTGGTGCTCCTGCCGTTACTAAAGACGGTGTTACAGTAGCAAAAGAAATCGAACTAGAAGATGCTATTGAGAACATGGGTGCTCAAATGGTAAAAGAAGTAGCTTCTAAAACAGCTGATATTGCTGGTGATGGTACTACTACTGCTACCGTTTTAGCCCAGGCTATTATTACTGAAGGTTTAAAGAACGTAGCAGCAGGTGCCAACCCAATGGACCTGAAGCGCGGTATTGACAAAGCGGTTAAAGCGGTGATTGAAAACCTGCGTTCTCAATCACAAACTGTTGGTAACGACAACCAAAAGATTGAGCAAGTAGCTACAATCTCTGCTAACAACGATAGCGAGATTGGTAAGCTGATCGCTCAAGCAATGGAAAAAGTTTCCAAAGATGGTGTTATCACTATTGAAGAAGCTAAAGGTATCGAAACAACGGTTGACGTTGTAGAAGGTATGCAATTTGACCGTGGTTACATCTCTCCTTACTTTGTAACCAACAGCGAAAAAATGCAAGCTGAGCTGGATAACCCATACATCCTGATCTATGACAAAAAGATCAGCAGCATGAAGGATATCCTGCACATCTTAGAAAAAGTAGCTCAACAAGGCGCTCCATTAGTGATCATCTCTGAAGATCTGGAAGGTGAAGCATTGGCTACTTTAGTAGTAAACAAACTGCGTGGTACTTTACGCGTTGCATCTGTTAAAGCTCCAGGCTTTGGCGACCGCAGAAAAGAAATGCTGCAAGATATTGCTATCCTGACTAAAGGTATCGTGATCTCTGAAGAGCAAGGTTATAAATTAGAGAACGCTGATCTGACTTACTTAGGTAGAGCTGAGCGCGTAGTTATTGATAAAGACAACACTACAATTGTTGGCGGTAAAGGTGAGCACAGCGATATCCAAAACCGTATCAATCAAATCAAATCTCAGATCGAGAACACAACTTCGGATTACGACCGTGAAAAATTACAAGAGCGTTTAGCTAAGTTAAGCGGTGGTGTGGCTGTATTACATGTTGGTGCTGCTACAGAAGTAGAAATGAAAGAAAAGAAAGACCGCGTAGACGATGCTTTACACGCTACTCGTGCAGCTGTTGAAGAAGGTATCGTACCAGGTGGTGGTGTAGCTTATGTTCGTGCAATTGAATTTTTAGGCAATATTGATACATTCAACGAAGACGAAGCTACCGGTGTCCAAATCGTTCGCCGTGCTTTAGAAGAACCTTTACGCCAAATCGTAGCCAATGCTGGTATTGAAGGTAGCGTAGTGGTAAACAAAGTTCGTGAAGGAAAAGCTGACTTTGGTTTCAATGCCCGTACTGAGCAGTATGAGAACCTGATTGGTGCTGGTGTTATTGACCCAACTAAAGTAAGCCGTATTGCCTTAGAGAATGCTGCTTCTATTGCAGGTATGTTGTTAACTACAGAATGTGTAGTAGCTGACAAACCAGAACCTAAATCTGCTGCTGGTGCTCCTGCTGGAATGCCAGGCGGAATGGGTATGGATTATTAA
- a CDS encoding outer membrane beta-barrel protein, which translates to MKMRSVSVGVTLLLCSFFSASAQSSGQLRAGVNLANVSVTDDGHVNDAKMLTSFQVGFIGDFPLAGSILSVQPGLLFTGKGSKTESGNPNGSFYSKATTNPYYVEVPVNLVAKLPLGGGSRFFVGGGAYGAIGVAGKTKIENKTPFTTTNAEKTIKFSNDDPTTLDYEEGAGFGIMKRFDYGLNGTAGIEGKSVVLGVNYGLGLAKLQSGTESNDDNKNKHRVLSITLGFKL; encoded by the coding sequence ATGAAAATGAGATCCGTTTCTGTAGGAGTAACCCTTTTGTTATGTTCTTTCTTTAGTGCGTCTGCGCAATCGAGTGGTCAGCTACGTGCTGGTGTAAACCTGGCTAATGTTTCTGTAACGGATGATGGGCATGTGAATGATGCTAAAATGCTTACATCATTTCAGGTAGGCTTTATCGGTGATTTTCCATTGGCTGGAAGCATCTTATCTGTACAACCAGGTCTCTTATTTACTGGTAAAGGTTCTAAAACTGAGTCTGGCAATCCTAATGGCAGTTTTTATTCTAAAGCCACGACCAATCCTTATTATGTGGAAGTGCCAGTAAACTTGGTGGCAAAATTACCTCTTGGTGGTGGTAGTCGCTTCTTTGTAGGTGGGGGTGCATACGGAGCTATTGGTGTAGCTGGTAAAACAAAAATTGAGAACAAGACACCTTTTACAACCACTAATGCTGAAAAAACCATTAAATTCTCCAATGACGATCCTACCACATTAGATTATGAAGAGGGTGCAGGCTTTGGCATTATGAAGCGCTTTGATTATGGTCTAAATGGTACGGCTGGTATTGAAGGCAAATCTGTTGTTTTAGGTGTTAACTATGGTTTGGGGCTTGCCAAACTACAATCTGGAACAGAAAGCAATGACGATAACAAGAATAAACACAGGGTATTAAGCATTACACTTGGCTTTAAGTTGTAA
- the nusB gene encoding transcription antitermination factor NusB: protein MISRRNIRVKVMQTLYTLSTLENNVKPGEPQKLLQKHFDQSKDLLQYLLYFVTEIGMYAETDSYARSSKHLPSVEDLNVNTKIAGNEWLWKIKEDASLKAEWESSNVNLRIDRDLLRKLYIQLTNTDIYKRYISTPSREKNEEKEIANYIFEELLLPNESFISHLEEVYSNWDDDGEMVVQLVKGVLQKPGSADLGQFIGGDKLQFAKSLLSTVIEKNEHLESYILPKLKNWDAERLAALDLILMKMGVAEFLYFETIPPKVTINEYIELAKDYSTQQSGQFVNGILDNIHKELVQEGKLQKTAFKKA, encoded by the coding sequence ATGATCAGCAGACGGAATATACGGGTAAAAGTGATGCAGACTTTGTATACGTTGAGTACCCTAGAGAATAATGTGAAGCCCGGCGAACCCCAAAAGCTTTTACAAAAGCATTTTGACCAATCAAAAGACTTACTCCAATACCTACTTTATTTTGTTACAGAGATAGGTATGTATGCTGAAACTGATTCCTACGCGCGTAGCAGCAAGCATTTACCTTCTGTAGAAGACTTAAATGTTAACACTAAGATTGCAGGTAATGAGTGGCTTTGGAAGATTAAAGAAGATGCTTCATTAAAAGCGGAATGGGAAAGTTCTAATGTAAACCTGCGCATTGATCGTGATTTATTACGCAAACTCTATATTCAGCTAACCAACACTGATATTTATAAGCGCTATATCTCCACTCCTTCCAGAGAAAAAAATGAAGAAAAAGAGATTGCCAACTATATTTTCGAAGAACTGCTACTTCCTAATGAATCATTTATTTCCCATTTAGAAGAGGTTTATAGCAACTGGGACGATGATGGTGAAATGGTTGTACAATTAGTAAAAGGCGTTTTACAAAAACCTGGCAGCGCAGATCTTGGTCAATTTATAGGTGGCGACAAGTTGCAATTTGCCAAGAGCCTTTTATCGACAGTAATAGAGAAAAACGAACACCTGGAGAGCTACATACTTCCTAAACTTAAAAACTGGGATGCAGAGCGTTTGGCAGCATTGGATTTAATCCTGATGAAAATGGGAGTAGCGGAGTTCCTTTATTTTGAAACAATACCACCTAAGGTAACCATTAACGAATATATTGAACTAGCTAAAGACTATAGCACTCAGCAAAGTGGTCAGTTTGTAAATGGCATTCTGGATAATATACACAAAGAGTTAGTGCAGGAAGGAAAATTACAGAAAACAGCATTTAAGAAAGCTTAA